A region from the Curtobacterium sp. MCBA15_012 genome encodes:
- a CDS encoding ABC transporter ATP-binding protein → MSVISLTNVSKAYQGRPLYTDVTLAIEQGQTHALVGPNGSGKSVMFRLFCGFLRPDSGTVEIDPRYLNSGRTFPDNFGVIIDRPGALAHLSGMDNLRALARIRKRISDDDIATTMRSFGLDPEARQRVRNYSLGMKQKLSLCQAFMESPEVLILDEPFNALDAESAEALAARLQAAAEAGTTIVFTSHEREYVDRLADRVLTIADSRITTAA, encoded by the coding sequence GTGTCTGTCATCAGCTTGACCAACGTCTCAAAGGCTTACCAAGGCCGACCGCTCTACACCGACGTCACCCTCGCCATCGAGCAGGGCCAAACACACGCGCTCGTCGGACCCAACGGATCAGGGAAGTCGGTGATGTTCCGACTGTTCTGTGGCTTCCTCCGCCCCGATTCCGGAACCGTAGAGATCGACCCCCGGTACCTGAACTCCGGGCGCACCTTCCCCGACAACTTCGGCGTCATCATCGACCGCCCCGGCGCGCTGGCCCACCTCTCCGGCATGGACAACCTGCGAGCCCTCGCGAGAATCCGTAAGCGGATCAGCGACGACGACATCGCGACCACCATGCGCTCGTTCGGGCTCGACCCCGAAGCCCGTCAACGGGTGCGGAACTACTCACTCGGCATGAAGCAGAAGCTTTCACTCTGCCAGGCCTTCATGGAGTCGCCAGAGGTACTCATCCTTGATGAACCCTTCAATGCCCTCGACGCCGAGTCCGCTGAGGCCCTTGCCGCCCGCCTCCAGGCGGCCGCGGAAGCGGGGACGACGATCGTGTTCACCAGTCACGAGCGCGAATACGTTGACCGGTTGGCTGACCGTGTCCTGACCATCGCGGACAGCCGCATCACGACAGCGGCCTAG
- a CDS encoding DUF3800 domain-containing protein, translating to MPVAETVTIACDESGAEGENLMRARHPVFVHASVHLDTEEAADVMTQLRTITGSARDEVKSGIVLDVRHRADLLRVLEPLAPRVNINLVEKAYYVSSKLVALLTAAAQEARGIDIERTGYGRFYASVLFNLAPVDLGATFWRQLLRRYNDLIRVYARANAVPPSSEKFFSILAEARARSRDPSVQEVLNDLWSARFFAFDYEGARLGELREMDPMFSTLRAVAANWRIRLGDVPFELLVDRYSTLTESLIASIISTAREDLTVTGRLLPAADLQAIRQTDSRTDSRIQVADIIAGVGQHCAALALAGTFDDDLQLATSEMLDFQGMWSDGSPLDVLYDRRPPQYAAAATS from the coding sequence GTGCCAGTTGCGGAGACCGTCACGATTGCATGTGATGAGTCGGGGGCGGAGGGCGAAAACCTCATGCGCGCGCGGCATCCGGTGTTCGTGCACGCCAGCGTGCATCTCGACACGGAGGAGGCCGCTGACGTCATGACACAGCTGCGGACCATCACCGGTTCGGCGCGGGACGAAGTGAAATCAGGCATCGTCCTCGACGTCCGCCATCGCGCGGACCTTCTTCGCGTGCTCGAGCCGCTCGCGCCACGGGTGAACATCAACCTCGTCGAGAAGGCCTACTACGTGTCGTCCAAGTTGGTTGCCCTGCTCACGGCCGCCGCCCAAGAAGCGCGGGGCATCGACATCGAACGCACCGGCTACGGACGATTCTACGCGTCCGTGCTATTCAACCTCGCTCCCGTCGATCTCGGAGCAACCTTCTGGCGGCAACTTCTGCGGCGCTACAACGACCTGATTCGGGTGTACGCGAGAGCGAACGCCGTCCCACCAAGCTCGGAAAAGTTCTTTTCCATCCTTGCCGAAGCGCGTGCACGCTCCAGGGACCCAAGCGTGCAGGAGGTGCTCAATGACTTGTGGTCGGCGCGCTTCTTCGCGTTCGACTACGAAGGAGCGCGCTTGGGGGAGCTGCGTGAGATGGACCCCATGTTCAGCACGCTCCGTGCCGTTGCGGCCAACTGGAGGATCCGCCTTGGCGACGTGCCGTTCGAGCTGCTCGTCGATAGGTACTCGACCCTGACTGAGTCGCTCATCGCGTCGATCATCTCAACCGCACGTGAGGACCTCACCGTGACCGGGCGGTTGCTGCCGGCCGCAGACCTGCAAGCGATCCGCCAAACTGATTCCCGAACCGATTCGCGGATTCAGGTCGCGGACATCATCGCCGGAGTCGGACAGCACTGTGCGGCGCTGGCGCTGGCGGGCACCTTTGACGATGACCTGCAACTCGCCACCAGTGAGATGCTGGACTTCCAAGGGATGTGGAGTGACGGGTCGCCCTTAGACGTCCTCTACGATCGCCGTCCCCCGCAGTACGCTGCCGCCGCAACCTCGTGA
- a CDS encoding ATP-dependent endonuclease: MKLQNVSIAGFRSIEHLTDLRIGSPLVLAGHNDAGKSTIIDAILYLLGAYKLTDSDRTYLNADAAAVDAEEGETSDAADRVAETFVDATFSLSDDEADTFGAATLRLRRISFEGDSAKLEQLTMAPVDARLRDYESLTVPALRDRLATLDLPQTGLKPELIERLNDAASAAPKEKLWVGAPTSVDRALPTVKRFDASSAVDAEAAIQSTLQTKFRAHLESDEFSGNLRAIEESLEQKLVADAQAIREHITDKVTDVGEVTIRPLVNLGNGNGLKATQITVQNSRGEAIDLRLSGAGRARRIALAVWEYNATLLADATEDIVLLYDEPDTHLDYGHQRELMRLIHEQTKNPNVTVIIASHSMNLIDGTDISDVAHIKHVGHRTVVERLTEDAGVGDHLGAIAASVGLRNTVLLHERLFVGVEGDSEARALPVLFRLAMGRHLESCGIAIWPCDNNEGAVKFAKFLVRHNRNVMFVVDADSRTNAKHVFSDEKLKKEGLDPAKHSHYIGDKNEIEDVFSNEQWAAAANVLWPRDGEQEPSDVWGAEDFAAHRGKKFSSDVLAMLKFGSSSAPSGKPEALRDLALSLREPSEVPDQLVAAFEEMLTRAN; encoded by the coding sequence ATGAAGCTTCAGAACGTATCGATCGCCGGATTCCGGTCCATCGAGCACCTCACCGATCTCCGTATCGGATCCCCGCTCGTCCTTGCCGGGCACAACGATGCAGGGAAGTCGACCATCATCGACGCGATCCTGTACCTCCTCGGCGCCTACAAGCTCACCGACTCGGACCGGACCTACTTGAACGCCGACGCTGCCGCCGTAGATGCCGAGGAAGGTGAGACCAGTGACGCGGCGGACCGGGTCGCGGAGACCTTCGTCGACGCCACGTTCTCCTTGTCTGACGATGAGGCCGACACTTTCGGGGCGGCGACACTGCGACTTCGTCGCATCTCGTTCGAAGGTGATTCCGCAAAACTCGAACAGCTGACGATGGCGCCAGTTGACGCTCGACTGCGAGACTACGAAAGCCTGACGGTACCGGCGCTGCGGGACCGTCTGGCTACGCTCGACCTGCCGCAAACCGGGTTGAAGCCGGAACTCATCGAGCGCCTCAATGACGCTGCCAGTGCGGCGCCGAAAGAGAAACTCTGGGTTGGTGCGCCTACCAGCGTCGATCGGGCACTCCCGACGGTGAAGCGGTTCGATGCGAGTAGCGCCGTCGACGCAGAAGCGGCAATCCAATCGACGCTCCAGACCAAGTTCAGGGCGCACCTCGAGTCGGACGAGTTCAGCGGGAACCTTCGCGCCATCGAGGAGAGCCTCGAGCAGAAGCTCGTCGCGGATGCGCAAGCGATCCGTGAACACATCACCGACAAGGTCACCGATGTTGGAGAGGTGACAATTCGGCCGCTCGTGAACCTCGGCAACGGCAACGGGTTGAAGGCCACCCAGATCACAGTGCAGAACTCCCGCGGGGAAGCGATCGACCTGCGGCTCTCAGGTGCCGGCCGCGCACGACGTATCGCCCTGGCGGTCTGGGAGTACAACGCAACGCTGCTCGCCGACGCCACCGAGGACATCGTCCTGCTCTACGACGAGCCCGACACGCACCTCGACTACGGGCATCAGCGTGAGCTGATGCGACTCATCCACGAGCAGACAAAAAACCCGAACGTCACCGTCATCATCGCCTCCCACTCGATGAACCTCATCGACGGCACCGACATCTCCGACGTCGCGCACATCAAGCACGTCGGACACCGGACCGTGGTCGAACGCCTCACCGAGGACGCGGGCGTAGGCGACCACCTCGGGGCGATCGCCGCGAGCGTCGGTCTCCGCAACACAGTCCTGCTCCATGAACGACTGTTCGTTGGCGTCGAGGGGGATTCGGAAGCTCGTGCGCTACCGGTTCTCTTCCGTCTCGCGATGGGACGGCACCTTGAATCGTGCGGTATCGCCATATGGCCCTGCGACAACAACGAAGGCGCCGTCAAGTTCGCCAAGTTCCTCGTCCGCCACAACCGAAACGTGATGTTCGTCGTCGACGCCGACTCGCGGACGAACGCAAAACACGTCTTCAGTGACGAGAAGCTGAAGAAAGAAGGACTCGATCCGGCAAAGCACAGCCACTACATCGGCGACAAAAACGAGATCGAGGACGTCTTCTCCAACGAGCAGTGGGCGGCCGCGGCAAACGTACTTTGGCCCCGTGACGGCGAACAGGAACCTTCCGACGTGTGGGGTGCTGAAGACTTCGCTGCACATCGGGGCAAGAAGTTCAGCAGCGACGTTCTCGCAATGCTGAAATTCGGATCCTCTTCTGCACCATCCGGGAAGCCAGAGGCGCTCCGTGATCTCGCGCTGAGCCTCCGGGAGCCCAGCGAAGTACCCGATCAGCTCGTCGCCGCATTCGAGGAGATGCTCACGCGCGCGAACTGA